A genome region from Schaalia sp. 19OD2882 includes the following:
- a CDS encoding DUF177 domain-containing protein yields the protein MSETALSFSLVDLPRQLGSRKQAQVDWTVPEDLGTPSMAAPPGRALPLDVEFTSVDNRVLVRLRTEVDLVGQCVRCLDPVVRHHRIDAAEVYFDADSPAARAAGSHDPMGEEDEAEEVQFIGPHDTIDLEGLVRDCVVTLVEDRPLCSPDCEGLCQGCGEKWVDLPADHQHVSIDPRLAGLAVLLQDAGLADGDRDAAPGDAGADTDDVCGHAGRAASGQDQ from the coding sequence ATGAGTGAGACTGCCCTGAGCTTCTCCCTCGTGGACCTGCCGCGCCAGTTGGGCTCGCGAAAGCAGGCCCAGGTCGACTGGACGGTTCCGGAGGACCTGGGCACCCCATCCATGGCAGCGCCTCCGGGCCGGGCCCTACCCCTCGACGTCGAGTTCACCTCCGTCGACAACAGGGTCCTGGTGCGCCTGCGCACGGAGGTCGACCTGGTGGGGCAGTGCGTGCGCTGCCTGGACCCTGTGGTGCGCCACCACAGGATCGACGCCGCCGAAGTCTACTTCGACGCCGACTCGCCTGCCGCCCGAGCCGCCGGCTCCCACGACCCGATGGGCGAGGAGGACGAGGCGGAAGAAGTCCAGTTCATCGGCCCTCATGACACGATCGACCTCGAAGGGCTGGTGCGCGATTGCGTGGTCACCTTGGTCGAGGACCGTCCCTTGTGCTCACCCGACTGTGAGGGCCTGTGCCAAGGGTGCGGCGAGAAATGGGTGGACCTGCCGGCCGACCACCAGCATGTGAGCATCGATCCGCGCCTGGCCGGCTTGGCCGTTCTGCTGCAGGATGCGGGACTGGCTGACGGCGACCGTGACGCTGCGCCCGGCGATGCCGGTGCCGACACCGATGATGTTTGCGGCCACGCGGGCCGGGCCGCTTCGGGCCAGGACCAGTGA
- the coaD gene encoding pantetheine-phosphate adenylyltransferase yields MTTAVLPGSFDPFTVGHLDLAERALTFCDRLVVAVGVNSAKTPLFDVEKRMRMVRAATGHLAGVEVVAMDALLVDLCSQVGADMVVKGVRDGADVTWESTQAAVNRDLGGPETVWLPTRGELSHVSSSVVRELLRWGLDVSRYVPGPVVELVGDNGPDRRTEVGGLHG; encoded by the coding sequence ATGACAACTGCCGTACTGCCCGGGTCATTCGACCCCTTCACCGTGGGACACCTGGACCTGGCCGAGCGTGCGCTGACCTTCTGTGACCGCCTGGTGGTGGCTGTGGGAGTCAACTCGGCGAAAACGCCCCTTTTCGACGTCGAGAAGCGCATGCGGATGGTGCGCGCCGCCACAGGGCACCTGGCGGGAGTGGAGGTGGTCGCCATGGACGCTTTGCTGGTGGATCTTTGCTCGCAGGTCGGGGCCGACATGGTGGTCAAGGGGGTCCGCGACGGGGCGGACGTGACATGGGAGTCCACCCAGGCGGCTGTGAACCGGGATCTTGGAGGGCCGGAGACCGTGTGGCTGCCGACCCGCGGAGAGCTTTCGCACGTGTCCTCCTCCGTCGTACGCGAATTGTTGCGGTGGGGATTGGACGTCTCCCGGTATGTTCCCGGTCCGGTTGTGGAACTTGTGGGGGACAATGGGCCCGACAGGCGTACCGAGGTGGGAGGACTCCATGGCTGA
- the cydC gene encoding thiol reductant ABC exporter subunit CydC, producing the protein MSTQSPPLFLTRDERKALARVLHLLAVDKANLALSVLIGCLGMGSAIALGATSAWLIAKASQHPPVLELSVAATAVRTFGVARAIMRYLQRVASHKVALLGMDNLRQGIYAHLSRGRAEHLVSLTRGDILARAGADVDDVGDLVVKAVLPAMTTSILALASVLGIALVSPEAALVLALCLLTSGLVAPLLSMRATRMAQTVSARARADLSEHSLTILEGASHLQVAGRLSEARAALSDAEDRVLDGAARSARVMGLAQGVDRFASGAAVVGALVVAGPDVASGTLAALALAVVVLTPLAAFEGTSEMGMAAAQLVRSAKAAVRIDELLGPEEHRADDAEGAPVADTGTTLADKPGPALVDKADPDADLTADEDAGETAIAGLGAPALHAVDLAIGWPDGPLLVEGIDVDLAPGRRVAVVGPSGIGKTTLLMTLAGIIPPKSGRLSGAGPQVSVTAEDAHVFATTVLENIRVARADVTEEEALQLLARVGLGHWVEHLPQGVHTLLGSGSTTVSGGERRRLLMARALASPCPIVLLDEAGEHLDPATADALVATLLAPDPDLAVLLVTHRLSALEEADDIIVLDRPDPARPACVVARGRHEDLLAAHPTYRNALDKEKP; encoded by the coding sequence GTGAGCACACAGTCCCCTCCCCTGTTCCTCACCCGCGACGAGCGCAAGGCCCTGGCCCGGGTCCTGCACCTGCTTGCCGTCGACAAGGCGAACCTGGCTCTGTCGGTCCTCATCGGCTGCCTGGGCATGGGCTCGGCCATCGCATTGGGAGCCACCTCCGCCTGGCTCATCGCCAAGGCCTCACAGCATCCGCCGGTTCTTGAACTCTCCGTGGCCGCCACTGCCGTGCGCACCTTCGGTGTCGCACGCGCCATCATGCGTTACCTCCAGCGAGTGGCCAGCCACAAGGTTGCCCTGTTGGGGATGGACAATTTGCGCCAAGGCATCTACGCCCACCTGTCACGCGGGCGGGCCGAACACCTCGTCTCACTCACCCGGGGGGACATCCTGGCGCGCGCCGGAGCCGATGTGGACGACGTGGGCGACCTCGTCGTCAAGGCCGTCCTTCCTGCCATGACGACGAGCATCCTGGCGCTGGCCAGTGTCCTGGGCATCGCGCTGGTCTCCCCCGAGGCGGCACTCGTCCTTGCCCTGTGCCTGTTGACCAGCGGCCTGGTGGCTCCATTGCTGTCCATGAGGGCCACCCGCATGGCCCAGACGGTGTCGGCCCGGGCGCGCGCCGACCTGTCGGAGCACAGCCTGACGATCCTCGAAGGCGCCTCCCACCTGCAGGTCGCCGGGCGCCTGTCAGAGGCGCGTGCCGCCCTGTCCGACGCCGAGGACAGGGTGCTGGACGGGGCCGCCCGCAGCGCGCGGGTCATGGGCCTTGCACAGGGAGTCGACCGCTTCGCCAGCGGCGCTGCCGTGGTCGGTGCCCTCGTGGTCGCCGGACCGGATGTGGCCTCCGGTACGCTTGCGGCACTCGCATTGGCCGTCGTGGTCCTCACCCCATTGGCGGCCTTCGAAGGGACCTCGGAAATGGGGATGGCCGCCGCCCAGCTGGTGCGCTCCGCCAAGGCGGCTGTGCGCATCGACGAACTCCTGGGACCCGAAGAGCACCGAGCTGACGACGCCGAAGGGGCCCCCGTCGCAGACACCGGCACAACTCTTGCGGACAAGCCCGGCCCCGCCCTCGTCGACAAGGCCGACCCGGATGCTGACCTGACCGCGGACGAGGACGCAGGTGAAACCGCGATCGCCGGCCTCGGCGCCCCCGCACTGCACGCCGTGGACCTGGCCATCGGCTGGCCCGACGGTCCGCTCCTCGTCGAAGGGATCGACGTGGACCTGGCCCCCGGCAGGCGCGTCGCCGTGGTCGGACCGTCAGGCATCGGCAAGACGACGCTGCTCATGACCCTTGCGGGGATCATTCCCCCCAAGTCCGGGCGCCTCAGTGGCGCCGGCCCGCAGGTGAGTGTCACCGCGGAGGACGCCCACGTCTTCGCCACCACCGTCCTGGAGAACATCCGCGTGGCGCGCGCCGACGTCACCGAGGAGGAGGCACTGCAACTGCTCGCCCGGGTGGGCCTCGGACACTGGGTCGAACACCTGCCCCAAGGAGTCCACACCCTGCTCGGCTCCGGCTCCACCACCGTCTCGGGCGGCGAACGCCGACGCCTCCTCATGGCGCGCGCCCTGGCCTCCCCCTGCCCCATCGTCCTCCTGGACGAGGCCGGGGAACACCTCGACCCGGCCACTGCCGACGCCCTCGTCGCCACGCTGCTGGCGCCCGACCCGGATCTCGCCGTCCTGCTGGTCACCCACCGTCTGAGCGCCCTGGAGGAAGCGGATGACATCATCGTCCTGGACCGTCCCGATCCCGCCCGTCCCGCGTGCGTCGTGGCACGCGGACGCCACGAGGACCTCCTGGCCGCCCACCCCACCTACCGCAACGCCCTGGACAAGGAGAAGCCGTGA
- a CDS encoding ATP-dependent DNA helicase RecG, translating into MNPLDVPLDLRLPKNTAKKLEGAGYRSVGDLLRTAPRRYYHWGRLTPMRALREGEEVTLLAEVLSQRLVANRSRGGVRLEVALTDGTDVMQAAFFGSTQWKLAVHQKLLRVGEQFLFAGKVGSYRGHLQLTHPQFEGAEGDAEEARRAAERPIPIYPAGSGVTTWVVQRAVGMLLDGLDEGAVPDPLPPEVRARHDLPTRMQALHWLHRPESDSQYRAARRALAWEEAWVLQSALGLARRDARSHCAPASRRAGNRPLEALLENLPFEMTPAQSKAVGAIGAELEGTQPMQRLLQADVGAGKTLVALAGLVQVVGAGHQGALLAPTEVLAEQHLTSLRKLLTPMEADPQTRVDVELLTSSTTGLRRRELLARLDSGDPLILVGTHALLQEEVSFADLALVVVDEQHRFGVAQRDKLRTASASGVAHQLVMTATPIPRTVAMTVFGDLDETRMRGLPPGRTPVSTHLVDAGNAAWMQRLWARAREEVDAGGRVYVVCPRIDEDDPVEPVEGEEVPPAGRAAGRVPLASVRAVAATVRDLPALAGLAVHELTGRTPSALKAQIMGDFAAGRTPVLVATTVIEVGVDVPEATMMVILDAQQFGLSQLHQLRGRVGRGSRPSICMAVHRSSLAGESLERLTAFAASTDGFELAEADLRLRREGDVLGAEQSGRSSGLRFLRVQRDADLIKSAREEAALLLEEDPTLSAHPQLLAEVRALGGEDLVWMERG; encoded by the coding sequence ATGAATCCCCTGGACGTTCCCCTGGACCTGCGCCTGCCGAAGAACACGGCGAAGAAGCTCGAAGGCGCCGGGTACCGCAGCGTCGGCGACCTGCTGCGCACTGCGCCCAGACGCTACTACCACTGGGGGCGCCTGACCCCCATGAGGGCCCTGCGCGAAGGTGAAGAGGTCACCTTGTTGGCAGAGGTCCTTTCCCAACGGCTCGTCGCAAACCGCTCCAGGGGCGGCGTGCGCCTGGAGGTCGCCCTGACCGACGGCACCGATGTCATGCAGGCCGCCTTCTTCGGCTCCACCCAGTGGAAGCTCGCCGTCCACCAGAAACTGTTGAGGGTCGGTGAGCAGTTCCTCTTCGCCGGCAAGGTGGGCTCCTACCGCGGCCACCTGCAACTGACCCACCCGCAGTTCGAGGGCGCTGAGGGGGATGCGGAAGAGGCGCGCCGCGCGGCCGAAAGACCGATCCCGATCTACCCCGCGGGCTCCGGGGTGACGACATGGGTGGTGCAGCGCGCCGTCGGCATGTTGCTGGACGGTCTTGACGAGGGCGCCGTACCCGACCCTCTGCCGCCCGAGGTGCGTGCCCGCCACGACCTGCCCACGCGCATGCAGGCCCTGCACTGGCTGCACCGGCCCGAAAGCGACTCCCAGTACCGGGCTGCCCGAAGGGCTCTCGCGTGGGAGGAGGCCTGGGTCCTGCAGAGTGCGCTGGGCCTTGCCCGCCGGGACGCCCGCTCGCACTGTGCACCGGCCAGCCGACGCGCGGGCAACCGCCCCCTGGAGGCTCTGCTGGAGAACCTGCCCTTCGAGATGACACCTGCCCAGAGCAAGGCCGTGGGTGCCATCGGCGCAGAGTTGGAAGGCACCCAACCCATGCAGCGGCTTCTTCAGGCCGACGTGGGCGCAGGAAAGACCCTCGTGGCGCTGGCGGGCCTGGTCCAGGTGGTCGGCGCCGGACACCAGGGTGCGCTCCTGGCGCCCACCGAGGTCCTGGCCGAACAACACCTGACCTCTTTGAGGAAACTCCTGACCCCCATGGAGGCGGATCCGCAGACACGTGTCGACGTGGAGCTGCTGACCTCGTCGACGACGGGCCTGCGGCGCCGCGAATTGCTGGCACGCCTGGACTCCGGGGACCCACTGATTCTGGTGGGCACCCACGCCCTGCTCCAGGAGGAGGTCTCCTTCGCCGACCTTGCCCTGGTCGTCGTCGACGAACAACACCGTTTCGGCGTCGCCCAGCGCGACAAACTGCGCACCGCATCGGCCTCGGGAGTGGCACACCAGCTGGTCATGACGGCCACGCCGATTCCACGCACGGTCGCCATGACCGTCTTCGGTGACCTGGACGAGACCCGCATGAGGGGCCTTCCGCCTGGACGCACGCCCGTGTCCACCCACTTGGTGGACGCCGGGAACGCCGCGTGGATGCAACGCCTGTGGGCACGGGCCCGCGAGGAGGTCGACGCAGGCGGGCGCGTGTACGTCGTGTGTCCGCGCATTGACGAGGACGACCCCGTTGAGCCGGTGGAGGGCGAGGAAGTGCCGCCAGCCGGGCGCGCTGCGGGTCGGGTGCCACTGGCTTCGGTCAGAGCCGTGGCCGCCACCGTGCGTGACCTGCCCGCCTTGGCGGGCCTGGCCGTCCACGAGCTGACCGGACGTACGCCGTCGGCCCTCAAGGCCCAGATCATGGGCGATTTCGCAGCGGGACGTACTCCGGTCCTGGTGGCCACGACGGTCATTGAGGTCGGGGTGGACGTGCCTGAGGCGACGATGATGGTGATCCTGGATGCGCAGCAATTCGGTCTGTCCCAGTTGCACCAGCTGCGTGGGCGCGTGGGACGGGGAAGCAGGCCGAGCATCTGCATGGCCGTGCACCGCAGCAGTTTGGCGGGAGAGTCCCTGGAAAGACTGACCGCCTTCGCGGCCTCGACCGACGGATTCGAACTGGCCGAGGCCGACTTGCGCCTGCGACGTGAAGGCGACGTGCTGGGCGCCGAACAGTCGGGCCGCTCCAGCGGCTTGCGTTTCCTGCGTGTCCAACGCGACGCGGACCTCATCAAAAGCGCACGTGAGGAGGCCGCCCTGTTGCTGGAGGAGGACCCGACCCTGTCCGCCCACCCGCAGCTCCTGGCGGAGGTGCGGGCCTTGGGTGGTGAGGACCTTGTCTGGATGGAACGCGGCTGA
- the rpmB gene encoding 50S ribosomal protein L28 has protein sequence MAAVCDVCGKGPGFGKSVSHSHVRTNRRWNPNIQRVRAVVGGTPRRLNVCTKCLKSDKVVRPA, from the coding sequence GTGGCTGCCGTTTGTGACGTGTGCGGTAAGGGCCCCGGCTTCGGCAAGAGCGTGTCGCACTCGCACGTGCGCACCAACCGCCGGTGGAACCCGAACATTCAGCGTGTGCGCGCCGTTGTGGGTGGAACCCCGCGGCGTCTGAACGTGTGCACCAAGTGCCTGAAGTCCGACAAGGTCGTGCGTCCCGCCTGA
- a CDS encoding GAF domain-containing protein → MKDSTDFKLLEAALDLTSNLDLQRALRLFVQQACQLTEARNGTLAVLDTWGETVMELTHGDQRPSPGVGHRLADEIPPSGHLILNDMTDVEGAGRTENFLGAPVLVHERVYARLYLTDKFGGFDEDDATIVRTLAGAAGVAVENAELYSDARRRERWIAASQSLTTTMLEGTDEEEALVLIAQTVREVAGADAAIIVLPSVGDTWAAEITEGHDADKLLGAVFPPEGRAMQVLAEGTGLIVDSLARAQSLRVPALGVFGPALYAPLRARGQSLGVLILLRVVGGAEFDSSELALAESLATQATLALELASAKHAEDVAVLLDERDRIGRDLHDFAIQQLFATGMRLDAAKQKVCAGDEDPKGILDALDHSLAGIDDAVRQIRAIVHDLREPDRTVGLVERLRRESSLSRSFLGFAPSLVLSLDGRTITEDSEDWSDTVLDFEGRVDAGLADDVVAVVREGLSNIARHAKATAGQVQVDLVGREQDGRIQVSVADDGRGIDPNRTRNSGLSNMKGRAALHGGSFELGSGIGGRGTRITWTAPLA, encoded by the coding sequence GTGAAGGATTCCACCGACTTCAAACTGCTCGAGGCAGCACTGGACCTCACCTCGAACCTTGACCTGCAACGGGCCCTGCGGCTTTTCGTCCAGCAGGCATGCCAACTCACCGAGGCGCGAAACGGGACCCTGGCGGTTCTGGACACGTGGGGTGAGACGGTCATGGAACTGACCCACGGTGACCAGCGCCCCTCCCCTGGTGTCGGGCACCGCCTGGCCGACGAGATCCCCCCGAGCGGCCACCTCATCCTCAACGACATGACCGACGTCGAAGGGGCGGGCCGCACCGAGAACTTCCTCGGCGCCCCGGTCCTGGTCCACGAGAGGGTCTACGCGCGCCTCTACCTCACCGACAAATTCGGGGGATTCGACGAGGACGACGCCACCATCGTGCGCACCCTTGCCGGGGCGGCCGGCGTGGCCGTGGAGAACGCGGAGCTCTACTCCGATGCGCGCAGACGCGAACGATGGATCGCCGCCTCCCAGTCACTGACCACCACCATGCTCGAAGGCACCGACGAGGAAGAAGCCTTGGTCCTCATTGCGCAGACGGTGCGTGAGGTGGCCGGCGCCGACGCCGCCATCATCGTCCTTCCCTCGGTGGGAGACACGTGGGCGGCGGAGATCACCGAAGGGCATGACGCCGACAAGTTGCTGGGCGCCGTCTTCCCGCCGGAGGGGCGGGCCATGCAGGTGCTGGCCGAAGGCACGGGCCTCATCGTCGACTCCTTGGCGCGCGCCCAATCGCTGCGAGTGCCGGCCCTGGGAGTCTTCGGGCCCGCCCTCTACGCCCCCCTGCGGGCCAGGGGCCAGTCCTTGGGGGTCCTCATCCTGCTGCGCGTCGTCGGTGGCGCCGAGTTCGACTCCTCCGAACTGGCTCTGGCGGAGTCACTTGCCACGCAGGCCACTTTGGCCCTGGAGCTCGCCTCGGCCAAACATGCCGAGGACGTGGCGGTCCTGTTGGACGAACGCGATCGCATCGGCCGCGACTTGCACGACTTCGCCATCCAGCAGCTCTTCGCCACCGGCATGCGCCTGGACGCCGCCAAGCAGAAGGTCTGCGCAGGCGACGAGGACCCGAAGGGCATCCTGGACGCCCTGGACCATTCGTTGGCCGGGATCGACGACGCCGTGCGTCAGATCCGCGCCATCGTCCACGACCTGCGGGAACCCGATCGCACGGTGGGTCTTGTCGAACGCTTGCGTCGCGAATCCTCCCTGTCGCGCTCTTTCCTGGGCTTCGCACCGTCACTGGTCCTGTCCCTGGACGGGCGGACGATCACCGAGGACTCCGAGGACTGGTCGGACACCGTCCTGGACTTCGAGGGGCGAGTCGACGCCGGCCTGGCCGACGACGTGGTCGCCGTGGTCCGTGAGGGGCTGTCGAACATTGCCCGCCACGCCAAGGCCACAGCCGGCCAGGTGCAGGTCGACCTGGTGGGCCGCGAACAGGACGGGCGCATCCAGGTTTCGGTGGCTGACGACGGGCGGGGCATCGACCCGAACAGGACCCGCAACTCCGGTCTGTCGAACATGAAGGGCAGGGCCGCCCTGCACGGTGGCAGCTTCGAACTGGGCAGTGGCATCGGCGGGCGCGGAACCCGCATCACGTGGACGGCGCCCCTGGCCTGA
- a CDS encoding response regulator transcription factor, with protein sequence MIVDDHEIVRRGIAEIVDRDELLEVVAEAGTVKDALRRAGLVRPDVILVDLQLPDGTGIDIMEALRLTNPEILPVVLTSFDDDEALAESLDKGARAYLLKTVRGAEITDVIKAVAEGRILLDDRTLTRRRADHDDPTADLTPSERKVLELIGDGLSNREIGEKLGVAEKTVKNHITSLLSKMGLQRRTQVAAWVAGQRAAAWRN encoded by the coding sequence ATGATCGTCGATGACCACGAGATCGTCCGCCGCGGCATCGCCGAGATCGTCGACCGCGACGAACTCCTCGAGGTCGTCGCCGAGGCCGGCACCGTCAAGGACGCCCTGCGACGTGCGGGCCTGGTCCGCCCCGACGTGATCCTGGTCGACCTGCAGCTGCCCGACGGCACCGGCATCGACATCATGGAGGCCCTGCGTCTGACCAACCCGGAGATCCTTCCCGTGGTGCTCACTTCTTTCGACGACGACGAGGCCCTGGCGGAGTCCCTCGACAAGGGGGCCCGCGCCTACCTGCTCAAAACCGTGCGCGGCGCGGAGATCACTGACGTCATCAAGGCCGTGGCCGAGGGGAGGATCCTCTTGGACGACCGCACCCTGACCCGCCGCCGCGCCGACCATGACGACCCGACCGCAGACCTGACACCCTCGGAGCGCAAGGTTCTCGAACTCATCGGCGACGGCCTGTCCAACCGTGAGATCGGCGAAAAGTTGGGTGTGGCGGAAAAGACCGTGAAGAACCACATCACGTCACTGCTGTCGAAGATGGGTCTGCAGCGGCGCACGCAGGTTGCCGCGTGGGTGGCCGGCCAGCGCGCCGCCGCCTGGAGGAACTGA
- the rsmD gene encoding 16S rRNA (guanine(966)-N(2))-methyltransferase RsmD: protein MTRIVAGSAKGRTLKVPAKGTRPTSERVREALFARLDNWGLVDGAVVLDLYAGSGALGLEALSRGAAQADLVEKSRPAAALLAENVRSLGLPARVHVQDVRTFLASRGGAALLGGQCGLVLVDPPYDVGEDELAAVLEALGPWLTPDSLVAVERSTRSPEPTWPTHLKLEDRSTWGETAVWFAGPPLEATS from the coding sequence ATGACTCGGATCGTCGCCGGAAGCGCCAAGGGACGCACCCTCAAGGTGCCGGCCAAGGGCACGCGCCCCACCTCCGAGAGGGTTCGCGAGGCACTTTTCGCCCGCTTGGACAACTGGGGCCTGGTCGACGGGGCCGTGGTGTTGGACCTGTACGCCGGATCGGGGGCCCTGGGGCTGGAGGCGCTCTCGCGCGGGGCGGCGCAGGCCGACCTCGTCGAGAAGTCCAGGCCGGCAGCCGCCCTGCTTGCCGAGAACGTCCGATCCTTGGGCCTTCCCGCACGCGTCCACGTCCAGGACGTGCGCACTTTCCTTGCCTCTCGCGGGGGCGCGGCGCTTCTTGGCGGGCAGTGCGGCCTCGTCCTGGTCGATCCACCCTACGACGTGGGTGAGGACGAACTGGCCGCCGTCCTGGAGGCCCTGGGGCCGTGGTTGACGCCGGATTCCTTGGTGGCCGTCGAACGCTCCACCCGCTCGCCCGAACCCACGTGGCCGACCCACCTGAAACTCGAGGATCGCAGCACGTGGGGAGAAACCGCCGTCTGGTTCGCCGGGCCCCCATTGGAGGCCACATCATGA
- the rnc gene encoding ribonuclease III: MARKSRLPEPVETDTSKLIDAWGAEVDPDLLALALVHRSWANEAGGVPNNERLEFLGDSVLSIVATERLFIDHPDLPESDLSRMRAASVSQEPLARAARAIGLGDFVRLGKGESRTGGADKDSILSDTFEALIGATYLTHGLDVTRQVVLRHVGPLLIKSAVAGAARDFKTVLLEIAAARSLGEVSYEVEGEGPDHARHYTARAFAGASCLGRGEGASKKHAEFAAAADAVAALEAEPTGI, from the coding sequence ATGGCCCGCAAGTCCCGTCTGCCCGAACCTGTCGAGACCGACACGTCCAAGCTCATCGACGCTTGGGGCGCGGAAGTCGACCCCGATCTGCTGGCGCTGGCGTTGGTCCACCGTTCTTGGGCCAATGAGGCCGGTGGGGTGCCGAACAATGAACGCTTGGAGTTCCTCGGAGACTCCGTCCTGTCCATCGTCGCCACGGAGCGCCTCTTCATCGACCATCCGGACCTGCCCGAATCCGACCTGTCGCGCATGAGGGCCGCGAGCGTCTCGCAGGAGCCTCTGGCGCGTGCCGCCCGCGCCATCGGTCTGGGTGACTTCGTGCGACTGGGCAAGGGGGAATCGCGCACGGGCGGTGCCGACAAGGATTCGATCCTGTCGGACACCTTCGAAGCCCTCATCGGCGCCACCTATCTCACTCACGGCCTGGATGTGACCCGCCAGGTGGTCCTGCGCCACGTGGGGCCACTGCTCATCAAGTCCGCCGTGGCCGGGGCGGCCAGGGATTTCAAGACCGTCCTTCTGGAGATCGCCGCCGCGCGCTCCTTGGGTGAGGTGAGCTACGAGGTCGAGGGTGAAGGACCCGACCATGCACGGCACTACACTGCGCGGGCCTTCGCGGGGGCCAGCTGCCTGGGCCGAGGAGAGGGGGCTTCCAAGAAACATGCGGAGTTCGCTGCTGCTGCGGATGCCGTGGCCGCCCTGGAGGCCGAGCCGACCGGCATCTGA
- a CDS encoding DAK2 domain-containing protein — translation MGDEFVPLDAPTMIRAVRTCADELSRLAAFIDDLDGWGRGDCDTGANALLTLRAMAEECEAAPAPTVQGVLEAAVDAGVRRGSGHVGVLLTQLMAAWADGLEGADTDAYADSPSALTPLAVRRMLTGSSTLASETGPWAAPVIAVLTEAASELESLGPTVFDVHEVVTTFNTQAQCGLVEATHSATGRIDAGAAVLVCFAACLDAATRKDSEMLEVLAQMLADLANRDDKPAPRGASPRPGRDFTVDILLQGMDEDVRALTATLDAVGAHWSLVGRADFFGMGTWRIHVDTSAPLAVRPRRGRTLRFQVSDARPDEAIGEDALSDGVTHRGIRLLERRARTRIHRATVAACTRAPGLVEDFARSGAVVLLDPTPEDRDALVTVAESSSTGVALFIPCDEASARLAAAASARLAERDIDALVATCRDELSVLVLVRACAPVFVPQPGGPAVAPLVRTVLSEASAHALAGSRVVEIAPGPPEVTVPGAMEELRDGQIRTLRLLLARDSDELLDPVARQVLASSEGWSQWVNLEVLDGMGPGAGLLQGLR, via the coding sequence GTGGGAGACGAATTCGTGCCACTCGACGCGCCGACGATGATCCGAGCCGTGCGCACCTGCGCGGACGAACTGTCCAGGCTCGCCGCCTTCATCGACGACCTCGACGGCTGGGGGAGGGGCGACTGTGACACCGGCGCCAATGCACTGCTGACCCTTCGGGCCATGGCCGAGGAATGCGAGGCCGCCCCCGCCCCCACGGTCCAGGGAGTTCTGGAAGCCGCAGTGGATGCGGGGGTGCGCCGCGGCTCCGGACACGTCGGAGTCCTGCTGACCCAGCTCATGGCCGCATGGGCGGACGGCCTCGAAGGGGCGGACACCGACGCCTACGCGGACTCTCCTTCCGCGCTGACTCCGCTCGCAGTGCGCCGCATGCTCACAGGGTCTTCCACCCTCGCCTCTGAAACCGGCCCTTGGGCGGCGCCGGTCATCGCGGTCCTGACCGAGGCCGCTTCAGAGCTGGAATCCTTGGGGCCGACCGTCTTCGACGTCCACGAGGTCGTCACCACCTTCAACACCCAGGCCCAGTGCGGTCTTGTCGAAGCGACCCACTCGGCCACCGGCCGCATCGACGCCGGCGCCGCCGTCCTTGTCTGTTTCGCCGCCTGCCTGGACGCTGCCACCCGCAAGGACAGCGAAATGCTCGAAGTCCTCGCCCAGATGCTCGCCGACCTGGCAAACCGGGACGACAAGCCTGCACCGCGTGGAGCCTCCCCACGCCCCGGACGCGACTTCACCGTCGACATCCTCCTGCAAGGAATGGACGAGGACGTTCGCGCCCTGACCGCCACCCTCGACGCGGTGGGCGCCCACTGGTCGTTGGTGGGCCGCGCCGACTTCTTCGGCATGGGCACCTGGCGCATCCACGTGGACACCTCGGCCCCCTTGGCAGTCCGGCCCAGGCGAGGCAGAACCCTGCGATTCCAGGTCAGTGATGCCCGACCTGACGAGGCCATTGGCGAAGACGCCTTGTCGGACGGCGTCACCCACCGCGGCATCCGCCTGCTGGAACGGCGCGCACGCACACGGATCCACCGGGCCACGGTGGCGGCCTGCACGCGCGCTCCGGGACTGGTCGAAGACTTCGCCCGTTCGGGCGCCGTCGTCCTGCTCGACCCGACTCCGGAGGACCGCGACGCCCTCGTGACCGTCGCCGAGTCCTCCTCCACCGGCGTCGCCCTGTTCATCCCCTGCGACGAGGCCTCGGCCCGCCTGGCCGCAGCTGCCAGCGCACGACTGGCGGAGCGCGACATCGACGCCCTTGTCGCCACCTGCCGGGACGAACTGTCCGTCCTGGTCCTCGTGCGGGCCTGCGCCCCCGTTTTCGTCCCCCAACCGGGTGGACCCGCCGTGGCGCCCCTGGTGCGCACCGTCCTGTCGGAAGCCAGCGCCCATGCGCTGGCCGGATCCCGCGTCGTCGAAATCGCCCCCGGACCACCCGAGGTCACTGTGCCGGGAGCCATGGAGGAACTCCGCGATGGGCAGATCCGGACCCTCAGGTTGCTGTTGGCACGCGACAGTGACGAGCTTTTGGACCCCGTGGCCAGACAGGTGCTGGCCAGCTCCGAGGGATGGTCGCAGTGGGTGAACCTCGAAGTCCTTGACGGCATGGGCCCGGGTGCGGGCCTGCTCCAGGGGCTTCGATGA